In one Vulgatibacter incomptus genomic region, the following are encoded:
- a CDS encoding pilus assembly protein TadG-related protein, translated as MLARIRRLSREEDGQALVLAALLLFAIAVAVLGTANLGHAVHERIQLQNAADNAAYSLAAHEARAFNFYAYTNRAQISQYVTIMQLLSVDSMVLGVLTALGALSAVLKTVGDICADWKREVCLAIPVIGDVLAGVSMAAEQIEKVVRAAGKLFTLFDAFVGSVAVPLLVGANLFLFANQATFHASVLATLADDGALRIARATSPHAELWLAGALQSIGNGARFAGAHLSEAARLGGTGGSPHTGLADGTEGRKNYARRGMSELIHATRSSGWVYDRSFPGMGALGRVTGAEYLDTLADLVPGFEIRGHTRLHSEAAPRPTSSSMKDYYRQMESTGQYTARYPTGSSIGANFYLNGKGLAADLMDALGLGMQHMASVTSTGTQSGGGWACTWDLENPYVEFPLIVLTIYGPRFTCDVNKGKHPWWGITPYMAFDPSGAGCEHHASEHCQPDVWVALKLPQSRVNLAPGGRSAAVDVEVGVPGGTARASNASGDEGGMKAVSRALAYYHRPGNWQEQPNFFNPFWRAKLAPVESGLDRLAHDAGVRDLRGLVPEGLVSKGLTH; from the coding sequence ATGCTCGCACGCATTCGACGGCTCAGCCGGGAGGAGGATGGGCAGGCGCTCGTCCTCGCAGCCCTCCTCCTCTTCGCCATCGCCGTCGCCGTACTCGGGACCGCGAACCTGGGTCACGCGGTCCACGAGCGAATCCAGCTCCAGAACGCCGCGGACAACGCCGCCTACAGCCTGGCTGCCCACGAGGCGCGGGCGTTCAACTTCTACGCGTACACGAACCGCGCGCAGATCTCCCAATACGTCACCATCATGCAGCTCCTCTCGGTCGACTCGATGGTGCTCGGGGTGCTCACCGCGCTCGGTGCCCTCTCGGCGGTGCTGAAGACGGTGGGAGACATCTGCGCCGACTGGAAACGCGAGGTCTGTCTCGCGATCCCGGTGATCGGCGACGTGCTCGCCGGCGTGAGCATGGCCGCAGAACAGATCGAGAAGGTCGTCCGCGCCGCCGGCAAGCTGTTCACGCTCTTCGACGCCTTCGTGGGGAGCGTGGCAGTGCCGCTGCTGGTCGGCGCGAACCTCTTCCTCTTCGCCAACCAGGCCACCTTCCACGCCTCCGTCCTCGCGACGCTGGCGGACGACGGCGCGCTGCGCATCGCCCGGGCGACGTCGCCGCACGCCGAGCTCTGGCTGGCCGGGGCGCTCCAGTCGATCGGCAACGGAGCCCGCTTCGCCGGCGCCCACCTCTCGGAGGCCGCGCGCCTGGGCGGCACCGGGGGCTCGCCCCACACCGGCCTCGCGGACGGCACGGAAGGGCGGAAGAACTACGCGCGCCGCGGCATGTCCGAGCTGATCCACGCCACCCGCAGCAGCGGCTGGGTCTACGACCGCTCCTTCCCGGGCATGGGCGCGCTGGGCCGCGTCACGGGCGCCGAGTATCTCGACACGCTCGCGGACCTCGTCCCGGGCTTCGAGATCCGAGGGCATACGCGGCTCCACTCGGAGGCGGCGCCCCGCCCGACCTCGTCCTCGATGAAGGATTACTACCGGCAGATGGAGTCCACCGGGCAGTACACGGCCCGCTATCCGACCGGGAGCTCGATCGGCGCAAACTTCTACCTCAACGGCAAGGGCCTGGCCGCCGACCTCATGGACGCCCTCGGGTTAGGGATGCAGCACATGGCCTCGGTCACGTCGACCGGCACGCAGAGCGGCGGCGGCTGGGCGTGCACCTGGGACCTCGAGAATCCCTACGTCGAGTTCCCGCTGATCGTCCTCACGATCTACGGCCCCCGCTTCACCTGCGACGTGAACAAGGGCAAGCACCCGTGGTGGGGAATCACGCCGTACATGGCGTTCGACCCGAGCGGCGCCGGGTGCGAGCACCACGCGAGCGAGCACTGCCAGCCCGACGTGTGGGTGGCGCTGAAGCTGCCGCAGTCCCGGGTGAACCTCGCCCCGGGCGGAAGGAGCGCCGCCGTCGACGTGGAGGTGGGCGTGCCGGGCGGAACCGCCCGGGCGTCCAACGCGAGCGGGGACGAAGGCGGCATGAAGGCCGTCTCCCGAGCGCTGGCCTACTACCACCGCCCCGGTAACTGGCAGGAGCAGCCCAACTTCTTCAACCCCTTCTGGCGCGCCAAGCTCGCGCCGGTCGAGTCCGGTCTCGATCGGCTCGCGCACGACGCCGGAGTCCGGGACCTCCGCGGCCTCGTGCCGGAGGGGCTCGTCTCCAAGGGCCTCACGCACTGA
- a CDS encoding zf-TFIIB domain-containing protein, whose amino-acid sequence MSDMPKPSSNEDEYFARENTEKLRMRAMERDRALQEEQKEELKKLHWMHCPKCGMELQTVKFRDIEIDRCFSCGATVFDAGELEKLGITEERAGSIMKSILNIFRG is encoded by the coding sequence ATGTCGGATATGCCCAAGCCGTCGTCGAACGAGGACGAGTACTTCGCGCGGGAGAATACCGAGAAGCTCCGCATGCGCGCGATGGAGCGGGACCGGGCCCTGCAGGAGGAGCAGAAGGAGGAGCTCAAGAAGCTCCACTGGATGCACTGCCCCAAGTGCGGCATGGAGCTTCAGACCGTGAAGTTCCGCGACATCGAGATCGATCGCTGCTTCAGCTGCGGCGCCACCGTCTTCGACGCGGGCGAGCTGGAGAAGCTCGGGATCACCGAGGAGCGCGCCGGCTCGATCATGAAGAGCATTCTCAACATTTTCCGCGGGTGA
- a CDS encoding pilus assembly protein, with protein sequence MARSIEQFWPRGGGRRHGLPASRWRSWGTLDGEAGSSVVELALIAPILLAMLLWGTYHAELWVARIKQQEVTRFLAWELTSHPLSDLERGRHAESFERAKTAAVSETRRRYANLAGQSHDERPRGVLAVASLPEDALSLEPVGVDASRSLERPDGAPGGLFDQVASFLGRTQRPVLQRFGLNLDHAGASVAVKLTVRNRLMPRSLLGVPLFPEALETLHLEESIMTLEVDTWNLPDGGDVDLTGTVDGRPSAFLKQVDRIALLGLGDELQQRAGGARKVLDWFPIRPGAQLVSQGYGGGATGRNRSCSANELAASGKWKNGGATQVDRMSPVKCFDTLPIDADKLGAGYRGDPSFRILEGRRNHYMGCRVAGGPSAECDP encoded by the coding sequence ATGGCTCGTTCGATCGAACAGTTCTGGCCGAGGGGCGGCGGACGCCGCCACGGACTTCCCGCGTCGCGCTGGCGCTCTTGGGGGACGCTCGACGGCGAGGCCGGGAGCAGCGTGGTCGAGCTGGCGCTGATCGCGCCGATCCTGCTCGCCATGCTCCTCTGGGGCACCTACCACGCCGAGCTTTGGGTCGCGCGCATCAAGCAGCAGGAGGTGACGCGCTTTCTCGCGTGGGAGCTCACGTCCCATCCGCTCTCGGACCTCGAGCGCGGCCGACACGCGGAGAGCTTCGAGAGAGCCAAGACGGCCGCGGTCTCGGAGACGCGCCGGCGCTACGCGAACCTGGCCGGGCAGAGCCACGACGAGCGTCCCCGCGGCGTCCTCGCCGTGGCGTCGCTGCCGGAAGACGCGCTCTCCCTCGAGCCCGTGGGGGTCGACGCGTCCCGCTCGCTCGAGCGCCCCGACGGTGCGCCGGGCGGCCTCTTCGATCAGGTCGCGAGCTTCCTCGGCCGCACGCAGCGGCCGGTGCTCCAGCGCTTCGGGCTGAACCTCGATCACGCCGGCGCTTCGGTGGCGGTGAAGCTCACCGTCCGCAACCGGCTCATGCCCCGCAGCCTCCTCGGCGTCCCCCTCTTCCCCGAGGCCCTCGAGACCCTTCACCTCGAGGAGTCGATAATGACGCTAGAAGTGGACACGTGGAACCTCCCGGACGGCGGCGACGTCGACCTGACGGGGACCGTGGACGGCAGGCCCTCCGCCTTCCTGAAGCAGGTCGATCGCATCGCGCTCCTCGGGCTGGGCGACGAGCTCCAGCAGCGTGCAGGCGGCGCGAGGAAGGTCCTCGACTGGTTTCCGATCCGGCCCGGCGCCCAGCTCGTGAGCCAGGGCTACGGAGGCGGCGCCACGGGCCGCAACCGCTCCTGCAGCGCAAACGAGCTCGCGGCGTCGGGCAAGTGGAAGAACGGCGGCGCCACCCAGGTCGACCGGATGTCGCCGGTGAAGTGCTTCGACACCCTCCCCATCGACGCGGACAAGCTCGGCGCGGGCTACCGGGGCGACCCTTCGTTCCGAATCCTCGAGGGCCGCCGCAATCACTACATGGGCTGCCGCGTCGCCGGCGGCCCCAGCGCGGAGTGCGATCCATGA
- a CDS encoding DNA translocase FtsK encodes MERARPSRLPLRSGGNARNRRVRKEPARKSPAQSRRRESDPPAPNRLRSLRDRKEILAVFLIASSVFFGLAFGSYDAATGGNLVGKAGAFLAKHLFGVFGLGAFVLPLTLFFGFLAVVRPQGKRLGMVTALAYLALLVGASVLLDLLVPSLRLFGARPGGSLGGAASDAMAGVFSLVGTVILVSATMAAALVIATGLEVSKIALFAGAVGKKLGIWFAGFVHAQLEQHRAEREARLEEEEAALAEEEALAAAAFQAALEEAEEGAAPPKRKGRKRVEEPSIEADLDGRVAVAPEEPPAKAVVVAPLLVAPGVAETKKARPAPPPPPVEPATPPAPLLPPDPAWAASPAPIAPAAPIAAESPAAPAPLEKVEPVEAIDPSSEAAAEPPPPALDVPPAAVQALVKAGKLPPAAPVIELPKAPPAPKKSDSPFDLIASEGGFSLPPLSLLDGHGDEADQAIDEALLHSTAEKLRQKLADFGIQGQVERIRPGPVVTMYEFAPAPGVKISKIAGLSDDLAMALEALRVRIVAPIPGRGVVGIEVPNKKRETVYLRDILEQDAFRMSKSRLTMAVGKDIEGMPFVADLARMPHLLMSGTTGSGKSVSVNSMIMSLLFKATPEEVRFIMVDPKMLELSIYEGIPHLLLPVVTDPRKAALALRWAVDEMERRYALLAENGVRDLAGFNKLMAEKLEARESAGSPPPAAPTASPRKVLIIDVEKGETDEEALARSEQAELDGPGAAPDEEPLDPVEAFLEKKHQEELEPKKLPYLVIIIDELADLMMVASKEVETYIARIAQKARAAGIHLMVATQRPSVDVITGLIKANFPSRISFALRSRIDSMTILDTPGAEKLLGQGDMLILPPTSAHIQRVHGALVTEKEIKRVVDHLKAQGSPVYDESILKAPDEDVEGGGADDDLSDELYDQAIAIVSEMKSVSISMLQRKMRIGYNRSARMIEKMEREGIVGPADGAKPREVLIRGIGDMPNV; translated from the coding sequence ATGGAACGCGCTCGCCCGAGCCGGCTCCCGCTCCGGAGCGGAGGGAACGCGCGCAATCGACGCGTGCGCAAGGAACCGGCTCGCAAGTCTCCCGCCCAGAGCAGGCGGCGGGAGTCGGATCCGCCCGCCCCGAATCGCCTCCGCAGCCTGCGGGACCGCAAGGAGATCCTCGCGGTCTTCCTGATCGCGTCGTCGGTCTTCTTCGGCCTCGCCTTCGGCTCCTACGACGCCGCCACCGGGGGCAACCTCGTCGGCAAGGCCGGCGCGTTCCTGGCGAAGCACCTCTTCGGCGTGTTCGGACTGGGAGCCTTCGTGCTCCCGCTCACGCTCTTCTTCGGCTTCCTCGCCGTCGTCCGTCCGCAGGGCAAGCGCCTCGGGATGGTGACCGCCCTCGCCTACCTGGCGCTCCTGGTCGGCGCCTCGGTCCTCCTCGATCTCCTCGTTCCCTCGCTCCGCCTCTTCGGCGCGAGGCCGGGAGGCTCTCTCGGCGGCGCGGCCTCGGACGCGATGGCCGGCGTGTTCTCCCTCGTCGGCACGGTGATCCTCGTGAGCGCCACGATGGCGGCCGCCCTCGTGATCGCCACGGGCCTCGAGGTGAGCAAGATCGCCCTCTTCGCCGGCGCCGTCGGCAAGAAGCTCGGGATCTGGTTCGCCGGCTTCGTCCACGCGCAGCTCGAACAGCACCGCGCCGAGCGCGAGGCGCGCCTCGAGGAGGAGGAGGCCGCCCTCGCCGAAGAAGAGGCCTTGGCCGCCGCTGCCTTCCAGGCGGCGCTCGAGGAGGCCGAGGAGGGAGCCGCACCGCCCAAGCGCAAGGGCCGCAAGCGGGTCGAGGAACCGTCCATCGAGGCCGATCTCGACGGCCGCGTCGCGGTCGCTCCGGAGGAGCCGCCGGCGAAGGCCGTGGTCGTCGCGCCCTTGCTCGTCGCGCCTGGGGTCGCGGAGACGAAGAAAGCCCGGCCCGCTCCCCCGCCGCCGCCGGTCGAGCCGGCGACGCCGCCCGCCCCGCTCCTCCCGCCGGATCCCGCGTGGGCGGCATCGCCCGCACCGATCGCTCCCGCAGCGCCGATCGCAGCCGAATCCCCGGCAGCGCCCGCTCCTCTCGAAAAGGTCGAGCCGGTCGAGGCGATCGATCCCTCCTCGGAGGCCGCCGCCGAGCCTCCGCCGCCGGCGCTCGACGTTCCGCCCGCCGCCGTGCAGGCCCTCGTCAAGGCGGGAAAGCTCCCGCCCGCGGCCCCCGTGATCGAGCTTCCCAAGGCGCCGCCGGCCCCGAAGAAGAGCGATTCGCCCTTCGACCTCATCGCCAGCGAGGGCGGCTTCTCCCTGCCGCCGCTGTCGCTCCTCGACGGGCACGGAGACGAAGCGGATCAGGCGATCGACGAGGCGCTGCTCCACTCCACCGCCGAGAAGCTGCGGCAGAAGCTCGCGGACTTCGGGATCCAGGGGCAGGTCGAGCGAATCCGCCCCGGCCCCGTCGTGACGATGTACGAGTTCGCCCCGGCGCCCGGCGTGAAGATCTCGAAGATCGCCGGGCTCTCCGACGATCTCGCCATGGCCCTCGAGGCGCTGCGGGTCCGCATCGTCGCGCCCATCCCCGGCCGCGGCGTCGTCGGCATCGAGGTGCCGAACAAGAAACGCGAGACCGTCTACCTGCGGGACATCCTCGAGCAGGACGCCTTCCGGATGTCGAAGTCCCGGCTCACCATGGCGGTGGGCAAGGACATCGAGGGCATGCCCTTCGTGGCGGACCTCGCCCGCATGCCCCACCTGCTCATGTCGGGCACCACCGGCTCGGGCAAGTCGGTCAGCGTCAACTCGATGATCATGAGCCTCCTCTTCAAGGCCACGCCGGAAGAGGTGCGCTTCATCATGGTCGATCCGAAGATGCTGGAGCTCTCGATCTACGAGGGCATCCCGCACCTGCTCCTCCCCGTCGTCACCGATCCCCGCAAGGCGGCGCTCGCCCTACGCTGGGCCGTCGACGAGATGGAGCGCCGCTACGCGCTCCTCGCCGAGAACGGCGTCCGGGATCTCGCCGGATTCAACAAGCTCATGGCGGAGAAGCTCGAGGCCCGGGAGAGCGCCGGGAGCCCACCGCCGGCTGCGCCGACTGCGTCCCCGCGCAAGGTCCTCATCATCGACGTCGAGAAGGGCGAGACGGACGAGGAGGCCCTGGCCCGGAGCGAGCAGGCCGAGCTGGACGGCCCTGGCGCCGCTCCGGACGAGGAGCCGCTGGATCCCGTGGAGGCCTTCCTCGAGAAGAAGCACCAGGAGGAGCTCGAGCCGAAGAAGCTCCCCTACCTGGTCATCATCATCGACGAGCTCGCCGACCTGATGATGGTGGCCTCCAAGGAGGTCGAGACCTACATCGCGCGAATCGCGCAGAAGGCGCGCGCCGCCGGCATCCACCTCATGGTCGCCACCCAGCGTCCTTCGGTCGACGTGATCACCGGCCTCATCAAGGCGAACTTCCCCTCGCGTATCTCCTTCGCGCTCCGGTCCCGGATCGACTCGATGACGATCCTCGACACCCCCGGCGCGGAGAAGCTCCTCGGCCAGGGCGATATGCTGATCCTCCCGCCGACGAGCGCCCACATCCAGCGCGTCCACGGCGCCCTGGTCACCGAGAAGGAGATCAAGCGGGTCGTCGACCACCTGAAGGCCCAGGGGAGCCCGGTCTACGACGAGTCGATCCTCAAGGCGCCCGACGAGGACGTCGAGGGCGGCGGCGCGGACGACGACCTCTCGGACGAGCTCTACGACCAGGCGATCGCGATCGTCTCCGAGATGAAGAGCGTCTCGATCTCGATGCTCCAGCGGAAGATGCGGATTGGCTACAACCGCTCCGCGCGGATGATCGAGAAGATGGAGCGCGAAGGGATCGTCGGCCCCGCCGACGGCGCGAAGCCGCGGGAAGTGCTCATCCGCGGGATCGGGGACATGCCGAACGTCTGA
- the rplU gene encoding 50S ribosomal protein L21: MYAVIKTGGKQYRVQEGDTLRVEKLAGSAGDKIEFAEVLMLGGTESPKIGMPVVSGAKVAGDIVEQGRGRKVFSFRKKKEGWKRIRGHRQAFTAVKITKISG; encoded by the coding sequence ATGTACGCCGTGATCAAGACGGGCGGCAAGCAGTACCGGGTCCAGGAGGGCGATACCCTCCGCGTGGAGAAGCTCGCAGGCAGCGCCGGCGACAAGATCGAGTTCGCCGAGGTGCTGATGCTCGGTGGCACGGAGTCGCCGAAGATCGGCATGCCGGTCGTCTCGGGCGCCAAGGTCGCCGGCGACATCGTCGAGCAGGGCCGGGGCCGCAAGGTCTTCTCCTTCCGCAAGAAGAAGGAAGGCTGGAAGCGGATTCGCGGTCACCGCCAGGCCTTCACGGCCGTCAAGATCACGAAGATTTCGGGCTAG
- a CDS encoding TadE/TadG family type IV pilus assembly protein: MRVGIFQTNESGQAAVETAIVLPLFLALLLGVLQLALFHQARLLTEYAAFQAARAGAVWNGDPTKMQDAAIFALAPTACPTRVPLASRLCAPRASDSEWTRQAAGVAALQALSYADGFPGVQVHILSPYWNEHAPLFDVGPDRDELDFDLQSDEARDANVLTIQVQYWFELKIPFVDWVIWHAWVASLGGLSASAVYSSFRDQEIHRGSDYHTVRESSVRAMLAAGLSGSDRSRRAYFIPIVVHHSMRMQSNFFSRFIRGCSCAEGRGCSSECRAW, encoded by the coding sequence GTGCGCGTCGGAATCTTCCAGACGAACGAGTCGGGCCAGGCCGCGGTGGAGACCGCGATCGTCCTGCCGCTCTTCCTCGCGCTGCTCCTCGGCGTCCTCCAGCTCGCCCTCTTCCACCAGGCGCGGCTCCTCACCGAGTACGCCGCGTTCCAGGCGGCCCGCGCGGGCGCGGTCTGGAACGGCGACCCGACGAAGATGCAGGACGCCGCGATCTTCGCGCTCGCGCCCACGGCCTGCCCGACCCGGGTCCCCCTCGCCTCCCGACTCTGTGCGCCTCGCGCCTCCGACTCCGAGTGGACGCGGCAGGCCGCGGGGGTCGCGGCCCTGCAGGCGCTCTCGTATGCCGACGGCTTTCCCGGCGTCCAGGTCCACATCCTCAGCCCCTACTGGAACGAACACGCCCCTCTCTTCGACGTCGGGCCCGATCGGGACGAGCTCGACTTCGACCTCCAGTCCGACGAGGCGCGCGACGCCAACGTCCTCACCATCCAGGTCCAGTACTGGTTCGAGCTGAAGATCCCCTTCGTCGACTGGGTGATCTGGCATGCGTGGGTCGCATCACTCGGCGGGCTCTCGGCGTCGGCGGTCTACTCGTCCTTCCGTGACCAGGAGATCCACCGCGGCAGCGACTACCACACGGTCCGTGAGTCGTCGGTGCGCGCGATGCTCGCCGCCGGCCTCTCGGGGAGCGACCGGAGCCGGCGCGCCTACTTCATCCCGATCGTCGTCCACCACTCGATGCGGATGCAGTCCAACTTCTTCTCGCGGTTCATCCGCGGCTGCTCGTGCGCCGAGGGGCGAGGCTGCTCCTCCGAGTGCAGGGCCTGGTAG
- the gatC gene encoding Asp-tRNA(Asn)/Glu-tRNA(Gln) amidotransferase subunit GatC — protein MALTSEQVERVAKLARLSLSNDEIEGFRDQLSTIVDYIGKLQSLDVSGVEPTVHAVDVESTPLREDVVGESLTPGEALANAPAKAGTLFLVPRIIE, from the coding sequence ATGGCGCTCACGAGCGAGCAGGTGGAGCGGGTGGCGAAGCTGGCGAGGCTCTCGCTCTCGAACGACGAGATCGAGGGCTTCCGGGACCAGCTCTCGACCATCGTGGATTACATCGGGAAGCTGCAGTCCCTCGACGTGAGCGGGGTCGAGCCCACCGTCCATGCCGTCGACGTAGAGTCGACGCCGCTCCGCGAGGACGTCGTGGGTGAGAGCCTCACCCCTGGCGAGGCGCTCGCGAATGCCCCGGCCAAGGCCGGGACCCTCTTTCTGGTGCCCAGGATCATCGAGTGA
- the gatA gene encoding Asp-tRNA(Asn)/Glu-tRNA(Gln) amidotransferase subunit GatA gives MKPTDLTLAGLAASLGRKELSSLEATQACLERIEATDPKIGAFLHVDAEGALAQARASDERRAMGASLGPLDGVPVALKDIFCTKGIPTTCGSKILEGFVPPFDSSHVIRLAQAGAVMVGKLNMDEFAMGSSNETSAYGPCRNPWDLERTPGGSSGGSAAAVAARQVFGTLGTDTGGSIRQPAAFSGVTGIKPTYGRCSRYGVIAFASSLDQVGPFGRTAEDCALLLQAIAGRDPMDSTSLDVPVPDWASGLSSASVKGMRLGVPKEYFVEGVDPEVEAAVRAAMKRLEELGAELVPVELPHTEYGISTYYVVAPAECSSNLARFDGVRYGLSERQEGGLREMYFRTRAGGFGPEVKRRIMIGTWALSSGYYDAYYLRAQKVRTLIKRDFEEAFRKVDAIVTPTTPTAAFRLGERADDPLQMYLADVFTLACNLAGLPGMSLPCGFTSGGLPIGMQLLGKPLDEATLFRVGAAYQAVTDWHERAPQEVA, from the coding sequence GTGAAGCCTACCGATCTCACCCTTGCCGGCCTCGCGGCGAGCCTCGGGCGCAAGGAGCTCTCGTCGCTCGAGGCGACCCAGGCCTGCCTCGAGCGAATCGAAGCCACCGATCCGAAGATCGGCGCCTTCCTCCACGTGGATGCGGAGGGCGCCCTCGCGCAGGCGCGAGCGTCCGACGAGCGCCGGGCCATGGGCGCCAGCCTCGGCCCGCTGGACGGCGTTCCGGTCGCCCTCAAGGACATCTTCTGCACCAAGGGGATTCCGACGACCTGCGGCTCGAAGATCCTCGAGGGCTTCGTGCCGCCCTTCGACTCCTCCCACGTGATCCGCCTCGCCCAGGCGGGCGCGGTGATGGTGGGCAAGCTGAACATGGACGAGTTCGCCATGGGCTCGTCCAACGAGACCTCGGCGTACGGGCCGTGCCGGAACCCCTGGGATCTCGAGAGGACGCCGGGCGGCTCCTCCGGCGGCTCCGCGGCGGCGGTTGCGGCGCGGCAGGTCTTCGGGACCCTGGGAACCGACACGGGCGGCTCGATCCGGCAGCCGGCGGCCTTCTCCGGCGTCACGGGGATCAAGCCGACCTACGGCCGCTGCTCGCGCTACGGCGTGATCGCCTTCGCGTCCTCCCTCGACCAGGTGGGGCCCTTCGGCCGCACGGCCGAGGACTGCGCGCTCCTGCTCCAGGCCATCGCGGGCCGTGATCCGATGGACTCGACGTCCCTCGACGTGCCGGTGCCCGACTGGGCCTCCGGCCTCTCGAGCGCCAGCGTGAAGGGGATGCGTCTCGGCGTGCCGAAGGAGTACTTCGTCGAAGGGGTCGACCCCGAGGTGGAGGCGGCGGTGCGGGCGGCGATGAAGCGCCTGGAGGAGCTCGGCGCCGAGCTCGTTCCGGTCGAGCTCCCTCACACCGAGTACGGCATCTCCACCTACTACGTGGTGGCGCCCGCCGAGTGCTCCTCCAACCTCGCCCGCTTCGACGGCGTGAGGTACGGCCTCTCGGAGCGGCAGGAGGGCGGCCTGCGGGAGATGTACTTCCGCACCCGCGCCGGCGGCTTCGGGCCCGAGGTGAAGCGCCGGATCATGATCGGCACCTGGGCCCTCTCGTCGGGCTATTACGATGCGTACTACCTTCGCGCACAGAAGGTCCGCACGCTCATCAAGCGCGACTTCGAGGAGGCCTTCCGCAAGGTGGACGCGATCGTCACGCCCACCACGCCCACCGCGGCCTTCCGCCTCGGGGAGCGCGCCGACGATCCGCTCCAGATGTACCTGGCGGACGTCTTCACCCTGGCGTGCAACCTGGCGGGCCTCCCCGGCATGAGCCTCCCCTGCGGCTTCACGTCGGGCGGCCTGCCGATCGGGATGCAGCTCCTGGGCAAGCCTCTCGACGAGGCGACGCTCTTCCGGGTGGGCGCGGCCTACCAGGCCGTCACCGACTGGCACGAACGGGCACCGCAGGAGGTGGCCTAG
- the gatB gene encoding Asp-tRNA(Asn)/Glu-tRNA(Gln) amidotransferase subunit GatB produces the protein MARSDWEVIIGLEVHAQLLTASKIFCSCSTAFGAEPNSQTCPVCLGMPGALPALNGKAVELAIRAGLGTGCEIRRESVFARKNYYYPDLPKGYQISQYDRPLCEHGTLTIDTPEGEKVVGITRIHMEEDAGKNTHDPEGGPSRVDLNRAGVPLIEIVGEPDLRSSDEAVEYLKGLRDIVVYLGVNDGNLEEGSFRCDANVSVRTVGETALRNRVELKNINSFRYVKQAIEYEVDRQIDVWEEGGKVVTETRLFDPQKGVTRSMRTKEEAQDYRYFPEPDLLPLRVGDEWIESIRGSLPELPREKAARFHSEYGLSAYDAGVLVAEKAIAEWYEAAVAAFGGSAKTVANWVINEILRLVKDSREGIAGSRLTPAKLAALLDLLEARKVSGAGAKQILEEVHRSGAEPAEVMAAKGLEQVSDTGAVDAAVEKVLAANADQVAKYQGGKKNLLGFFMGQVMKELKGQGDPKVVTDALRARLGD, from the coding sequence ATGGCGCGCAGCGATTGGGAGGTGATCATCGGGCTGGAGGTCCACGCCCAGCTCCTCACCGCATCGAAGATCTTCTGCTCGTGCAGCACGGCCTTCGGCGCAGAGCCGAACAGCCAGACCTGCCCGGTTTGCCTGGGGATGCCGGGGGCCCTGCCGGCCCTCAACGGCAAGGCGGTGGAGCTCGCCATCCGGGCAGGCCTCGGCACCGGCTGCGAGATCCGCCGGGAGAGCGTCTTCGCGCGGAAGAACTACTACTATCCGGACCTGCCGAAGGGCTACCAGATCTCCCAGTACGATCGGCCGCTCTGTGAGCACGGCACGCTGACGATCGACACGCCCGAGGGCGAGAAGGTCGTCGGGATCACGCGCATCCACATGGAGGAGGACGCGGGCAAGAACACCCACGATCCCGAGGGCGGGCCGTCGCGGGTCGACCTCAACCGTGCGGGCGTGCCGCTGATCGAGATCGTCGGCGAGCCGGATCTGCGCTCGTCGGACGAGGCGGTGGAGTACCTCAAGGGCCTCCGCGACATCGTGGTCTACCTGGGCGTGAACGACGGCAACCTCGAGGAGGGCTCGTTCCGCTGCGACGCCAACGTCAGCGTCCGCACGGTCGGCGAGACCGCTCTTCGCAACCGCGTCGAGCTCAAGAACATCAACTCCTTCCGCTACGTGAAGCAGGCGATCGAGTACGAGGTCGACCGGCAGATCGACGTGTGGGAGGAGGGCGGAAAGGTCGTCACGGAGACCCGCCTCTTCGATCCGCAGAAGGGCGTCACCCGCTCGATGCGGACGAAGGAGGAGGCGCAGGACTACCGCTACTTCCCCGAGCCCGACCTCCTGCCGCTCCGGGTGGGCGACGAGTGGATCGAGTCGATCCGCGGGTCGCTGCCAGAGCTGCCGCGGGAGAAGGCGGCGCGCTTCCACTCGGAGTACGGGCTCTCCGCGTACGACGCGGGTGTGCTCGTGGCCGAGAAGGCGATCGCCGAGTGGTACGAGGCGGCGGTCGCGGCCTTCGGCGGGAGCGCCAAGACCGTGGCGAACTGGGTGATCAACGAGATCTTGCGCCTGGTGAAGGATTCCCGCGAGGGGATCGCGGGCTCCCGTCTCACCCCGGCGAAGCTCGCCGCGCTCCTCGACCTCCTCGAGGCGCGGAAGGTGAGCGGCGCCGGCGCCAAGCAGATCCTCGAGGAGGTCCATCGCTCGGGGGCGGAACCCGCCGAGGTGATGGCCGCCAAGGGGCTCGAGCAGGTCTCCGATACCGGCGCCGTCGACGCGGCGGTCGAGAAGGTGCTCGCCGCCAACGCGGATCAGGTCGCGAAGTACCAGGGAGGGAAGAAGAACCTCCTCGGGTTCTTCATGGGGCAGGTGATGAAGGAGCTCAAGGGCCAGGGCGACCCCAAGGTCGTCACGGACGCGCTCCGGGCCCGCCTCGGAGACTGA